The window CCTTCGAACACACAACGACGTACCGTATCCTGTGCTGCCTTCCACCAATCAGCCGGATCCTGCTCCGCCCAGCCCGGACGAGGGTGATATTCGGGATAAGAATAAAAAGACAAGGCAACGATGTTTCCCCTCATATCGAAAATACCGCTTCTTAGGCCCTGAGTACCGACGTCGATCCCAAGAAAATAAGGTGGTTTTGACTCCGGCATTCCTATCCTCCCACTGTCACTGAATACATTTTATTCCTTTTCCCAATGTCGTAAATGAACCATACTTTAAGTACAACTCACTCCCCGCTTAGGTTAAAATGGAAGCATGGAAGATAGCAGAAAGTTTCTTACGGACTGCATGTTGGGGCGCTTGGCCCGTTGTCTCAGAATCCTTGGTTATGATACGGCATATGCCGGACATCTGAATGACTCCCGCATCCTCGCCTGGGCCCGCTATGAAGGCCGGATTCTCTTGACCCGTGACCATCTATTGGCAAAAAGAGCCGGTGCCTTGGCTATCCTGGTAGAAGAGGAAAAGATCAATAAGCAACTTTCCGAAATCGATAAGAAGACAGGCCTTACAAAGCGTGCCTGGTTTTCTCGATGCCCGGTTTGTAACCAGGCTTTGGAACTTACAACCTCCGCCGACAGTCGGCCGTATATTCCTCTCTACGTCTACCGGGGTTTTTCCGAAGTTAAAAGATGTCCCTCATGCCAGCGTATCTTTTGGAAGGGTACCCACTGGGTACGGTTCAGGAACAGTTTACTAACACTTCTCGATACGTGAACGATCTGGATGCGCCATAATGTCCAGTAAAGCCGGCACCGGTCAGTTTTCTATAATACCGGAAGCTGGGTGAGCTATACTCACCCAGCGCTATCTCAATCCGGCAAGTTATTTTATTTGTTCAACAAGGCTTCCACGCCGGGCAATACCCGTCCTTCGACAAACTCAAGCGAAGCGCCGCCGCCGGTTGAAATATGGGTAATTTTCTCCTCGACTCCAGCCTTCTTGATTGCAGCGATCGTATCTCCTCCTCCGATAACGGTATCAGCGGAAGATAAGGCAATAATCCTGGCTATCGCTGTTGTGCCTTTGGAAAAGGTTTCGACTTCGAATAAACCCAGCGGCCCATTCCAAAATATTGTTCCGGCCTTTGCGATTTCCTTCTCAAAAAGAGCCAGGGTTTCCGGCCCAATATCGAACCCTCCTTTATCTGAAGGCATCTGGTTCCAGGCAACCAGAGAGGCGGGAGAATCTTCCTTGCCCTCAGGAGCGACTAAAAAATCGACCGGGAGCAAAAAAACGACATTCTTTTCCTGGGCCAACTCGATAATTACCTTTGCTTCATCAACCATCGATTCTTCAAGAAGGGAAGTCCCCACTTCATAGCCCTGGGCCTTGATGAAAGTATAGGACATTCCTCCGCCAATCAAAAGACCATCGACTTTTTCCAGGAGTTTACGGATCACTCCGATCTTGCTGGATACTTTCGCTCCGCCCAGAATCGCCAGGAAGGGACGGCGGGGATTATTTAATTTGTCCCCCAGACCCTTCAGTTCTTTTTCCATTAAGAAGCCGGCATAGGCTGGAAGATACTTCGCCACCCCGGTCGTTGATGCATGAGCCCGGTGTGCGGTACCAAAAGCGTCGTTCACGAACAGATCGGCCAACGAAGCCAGCTTTTTGGAGAAGTTTTCGTCATTGGCTTCTTCTTCGGCATAAAACCTGATGTTTTCCAGAAGGAGGACGTCGCCGTCAGCCAATTCCTTGATCATCGCCTCTACTGATGGACCGATGCAATCAGCGGCCTTGCGGACATTTTTGTTCAGCATTTCACCGAGTCGGCTGGCTACCGGAGCAAGTCGCAGATCGTCTTTCGGTTTCCCTTTTGGTCGTCCCAAGTGAGTTACCAGGATAAGCCTGGCTCCACGGTCGAGCAGATAACAAATCGTCGGAAGACTTTTTACGATCCTGGTGTCATCGGTGATCCGTCTCGCATCGTCAAGAGGGACATTAAAATCCACTCTCATGAGTATTCGCTTTCCGGTAATTTCCTGTTCAGATAAATCACGAATCGTTTTTTTGTCCATCCTCTCGCCTCCCATCATATAATATAAAAGATATACGCATTATCCGGTTACAGCAGGCGGGTCAACTCTTGAGCACCGCTTCAAAAAAACGAGCCTTGCCCAAGATACCAACGACTCTTTTATCCTTCATAACCGGTATGAGTTCTTGGTTTGTCGTCAAAAAAAGATCCAAGAGATCATATTCATCCTGAACGGTGGTCAGAGATACGAAGTCTTCGGTCATATAGTCCGATATTTCCTGATCACCGATTTCCCTAATCTTTTTTATAAGGAGTTTTGGAAAATTCCTTTTCGATGAACTTTTCGCATTGATATCAGAGACCAGTTTCTGAAAAAATTCATTAAGGGAAAAATACCCAATCAAGTTTTGCTCAAGATCGAGGACACACGCTCCCTCGAGCTTTCGCCGACTGAGAAACTCAGCGACTTCCTGGACTGAATCAAAGTCATTGACAACGGGAATTTCGGTCAACATTAATTCTTCGACAGTCAATACAAGTCCTCCTTTATAAATACAGGCGGTAGCAGCTTAAGCTATTTAGGCTATTAAAAAGGAGCAATGCGGTCTTTGTTTTGGTGTTTGACCTACCGCCTAATAGCCTGTTTTTCTTTCTCCTATATAAATGAAACTGTGAAGGTGATCAGTGATGGGCAACGGGTAAAAATCATAACGTATTTCGTCCCATCCTCAAATCTTATGTTCATTGCCGTCGGGCACCAACAGGTCAACTCATGTTTACGTTTATAGAAGAACGACACAAGATACAAGAATGAAGGAGGAGAAGGGCTCCTCATCCATCACTGGGCCAGGATCCTAGATGGGGTGGCTCTATCCAGTATTCTATCACGTTCTGTATGGTGAATAAACGTGGAACAGGATAGTTCGCTTGCCAATTCCTGACGAAAGGAACCACTTCTCAATCAATCAATTCTTGAATCACCTGATTGGCAACCAGGATCCCTTTTCGGGTCAGAAATATCATTGATCCAGCGATGTTGATGAACCCGCCAGACTGGAGATTTTCAGCCTTCCTCCAAAGAATTGATGGATCTCCGGCTGTTGACTCTAAAATCAGATTGAGATCGGCCCCCCGGTTGGTTCGTAGAGCCA is drawn from Atribacteraceae bacterium and contains these coding sequences:
- a CDS encoding Mut7-C RNAse domain-containing protein, translating into MEDSRKFLTDCMLGRLARCLRILGYDTAYAGHLNDSRILAWARYEGRILLTRDHLLAKRAGALAILVEEEKINKQLSEIDKKTGLTKRAWFSRCPVCNQALELTTSADSRPYIPLYVYRGFSEVKRCPSCQRIFWKGTHWVRFRNSLLTLLDT
- a CDS encoding phosphoglycerate kinase yields the protein MDKKTIRDLSEQEITGKRILMRVDFNVPLDDARRITDDTRIVKSLPTICYLLDRGARLILVTHLGRPKGKPKDDLRLAPVASRLGEMLNKNVRKAADCIGPSVEAMIKELADGDVLLLENIRFYAEEEANDENFSKKLASLADLFVNDAFGTAHRAHASTTGVAKYLPAYAGFLMEKELKGLGDKLNNPRRPFLAILGGAKVSSKIGVIRKLLEKVDGLLIGGGMSYTFIKAQGYEVGTSLLEESMVDEAKVIIELAQEKNVVFLLPVDFLVAPEGKEDSPASLVAWNQMPSDKGGFDIGPETLALFEKEIAKAGTIFWNGPLGLFEVETFSKGTTAIARIIALSSADTVIGGGDTIAAIKKAGVEEKITHISTGGGASLEFVEGRVLPGVEALLNK
- a CDS encoding CBS domain-containing protein, whose protein sequence is MTVEELMLTEIPVVNDFDSVQEVAEFLSRRKLEGACVLDLEQNLIGYFSLNEFFQKLVSDINAKSSSKRNFPKLLIKKIREIGDQEISDYMTEDFVSLTTVQDEYDLLDLFLTTNQELIPVMKDKRVVGILGKARFFEAVLKS